CCAGTGGCCGGTTTTCGAATCCTGGTGGCTTCACCGTATTAGGcttttgcactcaagttaaaaTAGTTACAAGCAAATGCTAAGTCGATGATCTCTGACCTGAGGAGACGAATCCGCACCGTTTGCAATGGCTGCATCGGTTTCTTTAATCGCGGTTCTCCAGTCTCCGATCTTCCTAGCCTCCCAGCAACGCCGGAGATGCTTCTCCAGCGTCTGCAGCCGTTGGAGATCAGCTTGGTCAGGACATTGACCGGAATAACAAAGATGACGCCTTGCATTCTCAGCTTCTCCCAATCTAAACCAAACCACACAAGATGAAATCAATTCATCACAAAGtctcaaatctttattaaactTACAAACACGCAAAAGATTCATTTACCTGAGATAGAGTGAAGCGAGTCTCTGGTGAGCTCTGGAGTAAGACGGGTCCACCCTCACGGCTTCGAGACACTCTTTAACGGCTTCTCCTAACCGTCTTAACGCCGTTAAAGCAGCCGCGCGGTTGCTTCTGTAAGAAGCATTCTCCGGTGACAACGAGATCGCTCTGTCGTAGAGAGACAGAGCTTCGGTGAATCTTCCTCTTCTATACATATCGTTCCCCGACCTTTTCAACTCCTCCGGAGTTTCGCCGTTCGCCGCCGCGTGGTTTGTCTTTCCGGCGATTCCTCCGCCGCTTCGTACGACGTTTCCGTGACCGTAGTTTCCGGTTCCGGTGCATAGAGTCTCGGCTCTGGTCGAGGTCCGGGTCGCCATTCCGGTTTTCAAGATCCGACCCGACGGGCAAATGTTGCCGGCGGGTAATACGGTTGGGGACGGAGACGCTGCTGACGTCGCGCCGGAGCTGTGGCTCGCTCCGGAGTAGAAGCTAGAGCCGGAGAAGATCAACGGCGTTCCGGTGGAAGAGGATCTCCTGTGACCCGGTTTAAGATTCCGGGTCGCCGGCATTCCGGATCTTGTTATCTCGCCGGAGTGGCTTTTCACCGACGGTTTGTCGGGAACAGAGCCTGAAGAGCCGGAGCTGCTGGTGGGGGTGGCCGcagcggaggaggaggaggagacacgTGGCATTAAGGTGGAAACGGGAGAACCGAGATCGAGTTCGCGGAAGTCTGGTTTGTTGAAGTCATCGCCTCTCTGTAAAGTCAATGAGTCACGAAAGCTTCTTGCAGTTGAGTCTATGGCAGGTTCTAACGAGAGCCTTCTAGAATGAGACATCCTCGTACTTTGAATCTATTGGCTCTCCTCCTTCCCCCTCAGCGCTTCTTGTTTCTTCCCAGAAAGTCAGACACTCTCTCACCACCGAGGCTAAAAGAGAAACAAGTACTGTTCaaaagagaaggagagagagagagagagtgagagaagaaaataaaaataaagacagATCTTGtaataaatagaaaaggaagaagcaaagaatgaaggtgaaattaaaaaaaaatcatataatataggtttttttttgtttatgaatgTGATTAACCTTGATTAATTTTACAGATTACAAATTTCCCTACCTCTGAAATTATGACATTGATCTTCTTGTGCCGCCTGTAACGCCTGTTCATCACGatcactatctctctctctttacgcCCGTGTCCTCACGGCTGCTTGTCGCTGAGAGGACAAATAGTTTGACTTTTGAGTTTTGTACACACACTATTCGAAGACAAACTTATTATCTACATTTTTTCGTATACTTTTAGATTATTTggaatatttatcatatattgCTTCGTGTTGAGGAAAACGAATGATCAATGTATGTATATGTACATTGTATTTTGTTAAATGTACTACTTAAAATATACGTTTACtctaaatcaataaaattaaatcaggATCCCTTTTATGAATTTGCCCTTAATTTTCAtggtatattattttttgtgccATCAGATTTATCTTAAAAATTAAATCTCATTAAGGATAGTTTAGGAAATAAAATAAGGACCACCTAAACTACCTAATATCTAGCTTATCATTTATATATACGTCACCTATTTCTACGTGAACCTGTTAAACCAATATTAATGGACCCCTATTCATATTAGTCTCATCTATTGCCTATTGGTGTAATGAAAATTTGATAGATTATTTTAATGCTATCAACACTAAAATACGAAactatataattgatataagcCAAGCATATTGTTCTGAACAATTTAAATATACATCCATGCCTCTTAAgtcattatatttatatgttagtATTGATATACGacaaattttgaattatataacgcatgctaatttttttaatgGGTCCAAACTCTAAAAAGCTAtgtatttgtttaaaataaggTCCAGTTTATAGCTTTACAATTAATTGATACCCAGTTTACTCGAGATATTCTCGACttcaatcacagaagatcacgTGAGATCGCAAAGTTATGTTCCAGTCGATAACCAAAATGTTTTCGAATcttaaaccaaatatttttcaagcGATATGCTCCTATAATATATCATTAGCGAGGATATATTCCTTTAGAATATCCGTACTGTCACTGACTTTTcattctactataaatactACCATCTACATTATCTAATATTTTGAGCTTGAGGCTATTTGAAGCCAGCTTAACTCCCATCTACACTGCATATCTGTCTAACTTTATATCATCCATTTCTAGGTTAACGAATTTATGACATTTACTAtcataaaaatcaataatatgTCTGATGTCAAACTTTTCAAAACAGGTTGGAGATATATCACCAATATTATCAGAACATGAAGAAGCGTCTTATCTTACTGTTATTGATAGTTCAAGAGGAACAGAGACGAATAGAACGCCAAAGAAGTGAATCTCTGTACGTTCTTTTTTCCTTTACTTTCATTAGAAATGTTGGGAGCTGCAAAgcaatcaataaaaataatcatatcaTACAAAATATGTGTTTGTTGTATAAAATAATGCATCTAAATCCATTAGTTAAAAATCAACTTAATATTGTTGATCCGTATTTTCAACAATGCTCATACAACCTACAGCCATCATTTCCTTTTTAGGAGTCTATTTCAAGCAATGCCTTTAAACTCTTCTGAAATAAACTAGAAACGAATCAGTATACACATGGACATCAGTCATAATTTTACAATTagttatgttcttttttttttgtaaattagttTTGTTCTATTAGTATGTTTCAAGCATAATGTATAGCATTAACCCGAAGCTTAATTATAGAACTCATATTCTATcacagaaaaatgaaaaaaataataaaaatttaaaacacaaatataaaaattaaatttttaggGAAAAATgtataccaaaaatatacccgcccttttaaaggcgggtcaaaatctagtttgaaaTTGAAGCATCGAGTAAATGAAAGGCGGACTACCTCTAATATGATATGATCATTTATCAATAGCCTCTGACgtgatatattattatatggTTTAATTCTTTTTCCCGAAAATGTCAAGGCATGCAGATTCAAGCACGTTCACTCATGTTCCCAAATGTCACTcttatcaaatttaattttcgTGCAACATTTATTAATCACAAGCTATACAATAGCATTAAAGCATAAGCAGGCTATTATTAGAATTTAGCATTAAACCTTCGTGTACTATATTCAATGCACGacatgtaaattattttattaatattttttgcatATTTCATTTATCAAACCCACTTATAGGGGCGTTGTACAGACCAGTAGCATTAAATTGCCTTTGCCGCTCAAATGATCAATTTATAAACTGTGATGGGATTTACTTAGGTATTTATACTTAAAAATCACAACAGGTAACTTAGAAGTTacatcataaaaatatttaaaaagtgatATTAATATCTATATGAGGATTTCAGAAAAGgtgtttaataataattagacaaactagattttgacccgccctttagtGGGCGGGACAgtggttttgttttaaatttatgctCTTGTTCGATTTTTCATAAGTGTATTTAGACATGAGTATCCGGGTTGAGATCGATTGTCGTTAATAAATTAGGTTTGGTTCGTTTACTAATTCGAGTTACACATTTAGATTGTAACtcatgttttgaaaatataccGAGTTAAATAGTTGGTTTttatccgcgcttcgaaagcgcggaatTTGTTTCTTGTTTAGATAATATATCAATAAGTACATAGTTCAATTGTATTTTCTAGTGTAAAGTGAAATTAGAAGATGTGTGACATAATTGAGAagtttttcaagtttttaacATAGTGACAACTATccttaagttaaaaaaaatattgtataaaaacATGAAGATAAGTTATGATTTTTAtgcttttgaattttaaattatgCATAAATTACATAGTacacatataatatttatttattttgtaaatataacttAGGAATTTAGTATGATTATTATTCTTTTGTAGGATATAAGATAACATATTTTTATCTTGAAATTAAATTCCAAGAATAATTTATAGATGCTTCAATATCAATActttatgattatatttttataattcaattattttaatttttatataaaattttgaaggtGCGTGATAATGGGCCAGACTAATATTGGCTTATAATTTTGAACTGAAAATTATGAAGGTGGACTCAATTTTAAAAGGActctattatttaaaaaagcCCGACTAAACTAATTTAGCAATAGCCAGTCAATTGT
This genomic stretch from Raphanus sativus cultivar WK10039 unplaced genomic scaffold, ASM80110v3 Scaffold1316, whole genome shotgun sequence harbors:
- the LOC108847403 gene encoding inactive TPR repeat-containing thioredoxin TTL3, giving the protein MSHSRRLSLEPAIDSTARSFRDSLTLQRGDDFNKPDFRELDLGSPVSTLMPRVSSSSSAAATPTSSSGSSGSVPDKPSVKSHSGEITRSGMPATRNLKPGHRRSSSTGTPLIFSGSSFYSGASHSSGATSAASPSPTVLPAGNICPSGRILKTGMATRTSTRAETLCTGTGNYGHGNVVRSGGGIAGKTNHAAANGETPEELKRSGNDMYRRGRFTEALSLYDRAISLSPENASYRSNRAAALTALRRLGEAVKECLEAVRVDPSYSRAHQRLASLYLRLGEAENARRHLCYSGQCPDQADLQRLQTLEKHLRRCWEARKIGDWRTAIKETDAAIANGADSSPQLVACKAEALLRLNQLEESDFCLSCIPRLDHHHHQSQAKLFGMVAEAYVLCIQGQVDMALGRFENGVVKAERASMLDQTNPELLSVLNNVKTVVKARTRGNELFSSGRYSEASVAYGDGLEHDGSNSVLYCNRAACWYKLGLWEKSVEDCNQALKIHASYIKALLRRAASYGKLGRWEDAVRDYEFVRRELPGDSEVAESLERAKLALSQESKSLGFFNNEVGAVSTLDKFKNSVSLPGVSVFHFKSSSNRKCEEISPYVNTLCLRYPLVHFFMVDVEESLALAKAESIRKVPTFKMYKNGDKVKEMICPSHQFLEDSIKQLL